In the Telopea speciosissima isolate NSW1024214 ecotype Mountain lineage chromosome 2, Tspe_v1, whole genome shotgun sequence genome, one interval contains:
- the LOC122651973 gene encoding putative E3 ubiquitin-protein ligase RING1a isoform X3, giving the protein MPAQKRSSENLEEESQQRHHHHQNNHIQAAVEEDGEDSDGSPSSSGGDKSEFVMVRLSDIRKEVQCPICLGIIRKTRTVMECLHRFCRECIDKSMRLGNNECPACRTHCASRRSLRDDPNYDSLIAALYPDIDKYEEEELAFHEEERNRNKQIQASIAQTLKRQSEALGRRRTTAKATAAAFVRKSQGNYRNSHSRTRRSGRSLELQGSDDDETNGNDGANDSSSDEHIEVKPKRCRRWAGPRFSQPSAAAANADGGCDENDDLEVIRESTGASPGLIGNPEVLAWGKGGVRSHTRYGSVSGNNGKNARTTRLSKLVDYLKSLDENEDQLDVHLTLIPLDKESIPSLQRPYLCCRPALSIRHLCQFVALQTAVQADDVQILMVKEPHYTNADQCGSLFNSSTSKDDLILKSLVSPSKAELQLLEEQETLAELQANCTSCKGQLVLVYRKKEGR; this is encoded by the exons ATGCCTGCTCAGAAGCGTTCATCGGAAAATCTCGAAGAGGAATCCCAGCAACGCCATCATCACCACCAGAACAACCACATACAAGCAGcagtagaagaagatggagagg ATTCCGATGGAAGCCCTTCGTCTAGTGGCGGAGATAAAAGCGA ATTTGTAATGGTGAGATTGTCAGACATACGCAAAGAAGTACAATGTCCAATATGCCTAG GTATCATTCGGAAAACAAGAACTGTAATGGAATGTCTGCATCGCTTTTGCAGGGAATGCATTGACAAATCAATGCGACTGGG GAACAATGAATGTCCTGCTTGCCGGACACATTGTGCAAGTCGGCGTTCTTTGAGGGACGATCCAAATTATGATTCTCTAATTGCAGCTTTATATCCAGATATTGACAAGTATGAGGAGGAG GAACTGGCTTTCCATGAAGAGGAGAGGAATCGGAACAAGCAG ATCCAAGCATCCATTGCCCAGACATTAAAACGGCAATCAGAAGCACTTGGTCGGAGACGCACTACAGCTAAAGCCACAGCAGCTGCATTTGTGAGGAAATCTCAGGGAAATTATCGGAACTCTCATTCAAGAACGAGAAGAAGTGGTCGTAGTTTGGAACTTCAAGgatctgatgatgatgagacaAATGGCAATGATGGAGCCAATGATTCATCTTCTGATGAACATATAGAGGTAAAACCTAAGAGGTGCAGGAGATGGGCAGGACCACGGTTCTCTCAGCCTTCTGCTGCAGCTGCCAATGCAGATGGAGGCTGTGATGAAAATGATGATTTGGAAGTGATCAGAGAAAGCACAGGTGCATCCCCTGGGTTGATTGGAAATCCAGAAGTACTGGCTTGGGGCAAGGGAGGTGTGCGGAGTCACACACGATATGGTAGTGTAAGCGGTAATAATGGTAAGAATGCTCGGACTACCCGCTTATCTAAGTTGGTAGATTACCTCAAAAGCTTGGATGAAAATGAAGATCAG TTGGATGTACATCTCACACTTATCCCTTTGGACAAAGAAAGTATACCAAGTTTGCAGCGGCCATATCTTTGCTGCCGCCCTGCGTTGTCTATAAGACACTTATGCCAA TTTGTTGCTCTCCAGACTGCAGTGCAAGCTGACGACGTCCAAATATTGATGGTGAAAGAGCCCCACTATACAAACGCTGACCAGTGTGGGTCGTTGTTTAATTCTTCAACTTCCAAGGATGATCTGATTCTGAAGTCCCTAGTTAGTCCTTCCAAAGCTGAGCTGCAATtgttggaagagcaagaaacccTGGCAGAACTTCAAGCTAATTGTACCTCCTGCAAGGGCCAACTG GTTCTGGTATATCGGAAGAAGGAAGGTAGATAG
- the LOC122651974 gene encoding ADP,ATP carrier protein-like, producing the protein MEDESQNLSTFEKIHGQSYLFSRLAPRMHTRDSGMFNPSGAYVTGALHSSLLLSCQTNVMSVALPVSPVFVQAPSEKGFSAFMVDFLMGGVSAAVSKTAAAPIERVKLLIQNQDEMIKSGRLSEPYKGIVNCFARTIRDEGFLSLWRGNTANVIRYFPTQALNFAFKDYFKRLFNFKKERDGYWKWFAGNLASGGAAGATSLIFVYPLDYARTRLANDAKAANKGGERQFNGLIDVYKKTLKSDGIAGLYRGFNISCVGIILYRGLYFGMYDSLKPVVLVGKLQDSFLASFLLGWGITIGAGLVSYPIDTVRRRMMMTSGEAVKYKSSLNAFQQIIKNEGPKSLFKGAGANILRAVAGAGVLAGYDKLQMLMLGKKYGSGGGG; encoded by the exons ATGGAAGATGAATCACAGAATCTATCTACATTTGAAAAGATACATGGGCAGTCTTACCTCTTCTCTAGGCTTGCTCCCAGGATGCACACTAGGGACTCTGGCATGTTTAATCCATCTGGTGCTTATGTAACTGGGGCCCTCCATAGTTCTTTGCTCCTATCATGCCAAACCAATGTCATGTCAGTTGCATTACCTGTATCACCTGTCTTTGTCCAAGCACCATCAGAGAAGGGATTTAGTGCCTTCATGGTCGATTTCCTTATGGGAGGTGTTTCTGCTGCAGTCTCCAAGACAGCAGCTGCTCCAATTGAGAGAGTGAAGCTTTTGATCCAGAATCAGGATGAAATGATAAAGTCTGGCCGTCTGTCTGAGCCTTATAAGGGAATTGTTAACTGCTTTGCCAGAACAATCAGGGATGAAGGCTTCCTCTCTCTCTGGAGAGGCAACACAGCCAATGTTATCAGATACTTCCCTACACAG GCTCTGAACTTTGCTTTTAAGGATTACTTCAAGAGGCTGTTCaactttaaaaaagaaagagatggcTACTGGAAATGGTTTGCTGGAAACTTGGCATCAGGAGGTGCTGCTGGTGCTACATCTCTGATCTTTGTCTATCCCCTTGATTATGCCCGAACCCGCCttgcaaatgatgctaaggctGCCAACAAGGGTGGTGAAAGGCAGTTCAATGGTTTGATTGATGTCTACAAGAAAACCCTCAAATCTGATGGCATTGCTGGTCTTTATCGTGGGTTTAACATCTCATGTGTTGGGAttattctataccgtggtctcTACTTTGGAATGTATGATTCTCTGAAACCAGTGGTGCTGGTTGGCAAATTACAG GATAGTTTCCTAGCAAGTTTTCTGCTGGGATGGGGAATCACGATAGGTGCTGGTTTGGTATCATACCCAATTGATACTGTGCGAAGAAGGATGATGATGACATCAGGAGAAGCCGTCAAATACAAGAGTTCATTGAATGCATTCCAACAGATCATTAAAAACGAAGGTCCAAAGTCCCTTTTCAAAGGTGCAGGTGCAAACATTCTGCGTGCTGTTGCTGGTGCTGGTGTGCTGGCTGGCTATGACAAGTTGCAGATGCTTATGTTAGGAAAGAAGTATGGATCCGGAGGTGGTGGCTAA
- the LOC122651973 gene encoding putative E3 ubiquitin-protein ligase RING1a isoform X1: MPAQKRSSENLEEESQQRHHHHQNNHIQAAVEEDGEDSDGSPSSSGGDKSEFVMVRLSDIRKEVQCPICLGIIRKTRTVMECLHRFCRECIDKSMRLGNNECPACRTHCASRRSLRDDPNYDSLIAALYPDIDKYEEEELAFHEEERNRNKQIQASIAQTLKRQSEALGRRRTTAKATAAAFVRKSQGNYRNSHSRTRRSGRSLELQGSDDDETNGNDGANDSSSDEHIEVKPKRCRRWAGPRFSQPSAAAANADGGCDENDDLEVIRESTGASPGLIGNPEVLAWGKGGVRSHTRYGSVSGNNGKNARTTRLSKLVDYLKSLDENEDQLDVHLTLIPLDKESIPSLQRPYLCCRPALSIRHLCQFVALQTAVQADDVQILMVKEPHYTNADQCGSLFNSSTSKDDLILKSLVSPSKAELQLLEEQETLAELQANCTSCKGQLVSSPRNRCVLADFDFVVSCNHQPLLPVLFSGSGISEEGR; the protein is encoded by the exons ATGCCTGCTCAGAAGCGTTCATCGGAAAATCTCGAAGAGGAATCCCAGCAACGCCATCATCACCACCAGAACAACCACATACAAGCAGcagtagaagaagatggagagg ATTCCGATGGAAGCCCTTCGTCTAGTGGCGGAGATAAAAGCGA ATTTGTAATGGTGAGATTGTCAGACATACGCAAAGAAGTACAATGTCCAATATGCCTAG GTATCATTCGGAAAACAAGAACTGTAATGGAATGTCTGCATCGCTTTTGCAGGGAATGCATTGACAAATCAATGCGACTGGG GAACAATGAATGTCCTGCTTGCCGGACACATTGTGCAAGTCGGCGTTCTTTGAGGGACGATCCAAATTATGATTCTCTAATTGCAGCTTTATATCCAGATATTGACAAGTATGAGGAGGAG GAACTGGCTTTCCATGAAGAGGAGAGGAATCGGAACAAGCAG ATCCAAGCATCCATTGCCCAGACATTAAAACGGCAATCAGAAGCACTTGGTCGGAGACGCACTACAGCTAAAGCCACAGCAGCTGCATTTGTGAGGAAATCTCAGGGAAATTATCGGAACTCTCATTCAAGAACGAGAAGAAGTGGTCGTAGTTTGGAACTTCAAGgatctgatgatgatgagacaAATGGCAATGATGGAGCCAATGATTCATCTTCTGATGAACATATAGAGGTAAAACCTAAGAGGTGCAGGAGATGGGCAGGACCACGGTTCTCTCAGCCTTCTGCTGCAGCTGCCAATGCAGATGGAGGCTGTGATGAAAATGATGATTTGGAAGTGATCAGAGAAAGCACAGGTGCATCCCCTGGGTTGATTGGAAATCCAGAAGTACTGGCTTGGGGCAAGGGAGGTGTGCGGAGTCACACACGATATGGTAGTGTAAGCGGTAATAATGGTAAGAATGCTCGGACTACCCGCTTATCTAAGTTGGTAGATTACCTCAAAAGCTTGGATGAAAATGAAGATCAG TTGGATGTACATCTCACACTTATCCCTTTGGACAAAGAAAGTATACCAAGTTTGCAGCGGCCATATCTTTGCTGCCGCCCTGCGTTGTCTATAAGACACTTATGCCAA TTTGTTGCTCTCCAGACTGCAGTGCAAGCTGACGACGTCCAAATATTGATGGTGAAAGAGCCCCACTATACAAACGCTGACCAGTGTGGGTCGTTGTTTAATTCTTCAACTTCCAAGGATGATCTGATTCTGAAGTCCCTAGTTAGTCCTTCCAAAGCTGAGCTGCAATtgttggaagagcaagaaacccTGGCAGAACTTCAAGCTAATTGTACCTCCTGCAAGGGCCAACTGGTGAGTTCACCCAGAAATAGATGTGTTTTAGCAGATTTTGACTTTGTTGTGTCTTGCAATCATCAGCCTCTTCTGCCTGTGCTATTTTCAGGTTCTGGTATATCGGAAGAAGGAAGGTAG
- the LOC122651973 gene encoding putative E3 ubiquitin-protein ligase RING1a isoform X2: protein MPAQKRSSENLEEESQQRHHHHQNNHIQAAVEEDGEDSDGSPSSSGGDKSEFVMVRLSDIRKEVQCPICLGIIRKTRTVMECLHRFCRECIDKSMRLGNNECPACRTHCASRRSLRDDPNYDSLIAALYPDIDKYEEEELAFHEEERNRNKQIQASIAQTLKRQSEALGRRRTTAKATAAAFVRKSQGNYRNSHSRTRRSGRSLELQGSDDDETNGNDGANDSSSDEHIEVKPKRCRRWAGPRFSQPSAAAANADGGCDENDDLEVIRESTGASPGLIGNPEVLAWGKGGVRSHTRYGSVSGNNGKNARTTRLSKLVDYLKSLDENDQLDVHLTLIPLDKESIPSLQRPYLCCRPALSIRHLCQFVALQTAVQADDVQILMVKEPHYTNADQCGSLFNSSTSKDDLILKSLVSPSKAELQLLEEQETLAELQANCTSCKGQLVSSPRNRCVLADFDFVVSCNHQPLLPVLFSGSGISEEGR from the exons ATGCCTGCTCAGAAGCGTTCATCGGAAAATCTCGAAGAGGAATCCCAGCAACGCCATCATCACCACCAGAACAACCACATACAAGCAGcagtagaagaagatggagagg ATTCCGATGGAAGCCCTTCGTCTAGTGGCGGAGATAAAAGCGA ATTTGTAATGGTGAGATTGTCAGACATACGCAAAGAAGTACAATGTCCAATATGCCTAG GTATCATTCGGAAAACAAGAACTGTAATGGAATGTCTGCATCGCTTTTGCAGGGAATGCATTGACAAATCAATGCGACTGGG GAACAATGAATGTCCTGCTTGCCGGACACATTGTGCAAGTCGGCGTTCTTTGAGGGACGATCCAAATTATGATTCTCTAATTGCAGCTTTATATCCAGATATTGACAAGTATGAGGAGGAG GAACTGGCTTTCCATGAAGAGGAGAGGAATCGGAACAAGCAG ATCCAAGCATCCATTGCCCAGACATTAAAACGGCAATCAGAAGCACTTGGTCGGAGACGCACTACAGCTAAAGCCACAGCAGCTGCATTTGTGAGGAAATCTCAGGGAAATTATCGGAACTCTCATTCAAGAACGAGAAGAAGTGGTCGTAGTTTGGAACTTCAAGgatctgatgatgatgagacaAATGGCAATGATGGAGCCAATGATTCATCTTCTGATGAACATATAGAGGTAAAACCTAAGAGGTGCAGGAGATGGGCAGGACCACGGTTCTCTCAGCCTTCTGCTGCAGCTGCCAATGCAGATGGAGGCTGTGATGAAAATGATGATTTGGAAGTGATCAGAGAAAGCACAGGTGCATCCCCTGGGTTGATTGGAAATCCAGAAGTACTGGCTTGGGGCAAGGGAGGTGTGCGGAGTCACACACGATATGGTAGTGTAAGCGGTAATAATGGTAAGAATGCTCGGACTACCCGCTTATCTAAGTTGGTAGATTACCTCAAAAGCTTGGATGAAAATGA TCAGTTGGATGTACATCTCACACTTATCCCTTTGGACAAAGAAAGTATACCAAGTTTGCAGCGGCCATATCTTTGCTGCCGCCCTGCGTTGTCTATAAGACACTTATGCCAA TTTGTTGCTCTCCAGACTGCAGTGCAAGCTGACGACGTCCAAATATTGATGGTGAAAGAGCCCCACTATACAAACGCTGACCAGTGTGGGTCGTTGTTTAATTCTTCAACTTCCAAGGATGATCTGATTCTGAAGTCCCTAGTTAGTCCTTCCAAAGCTGAGCTGCAATtgttggaagagcaagaaacccTGGCAGAACTTCAAGCTAATTGTACCTCCTGCAAGGGCCAACTGGTGAGTTCACCCAGAAATAGATGTGTTTTAGCAGATTTTGACTTTGTTGTGTCTTGCAATCATCAGCCTCTTCTGCCTGTGCTATTTTCAGGTTCTGGTATATCGGAAGAAGGAAGGTAG